One stretch of Streptomyces sp. R21 DNA includes these proteins:
- a CDS encoding GH1 family beta-glucosidase, which translates to MATNPLPQFPPGFLWGVSTSAHQIEGAADLRAPSVWDAFTAEEGRVKDGTTAAVACDHYHRYREDVALLADLGVDAYRFSISWPRVNSPGGLDFYDRLVDELCGAGIRPVPTLFHWDLPVTLDWLERDTASRFAEYVSVVAARLGDRVGKWITLNEPAEHTLLGHALGAHAPGKQLLFDALPVAHHQLLAHGLAVRALRAAGATDIGIANSHGPTWPASQEPADLEAAEFYDLLLNRLFADPVLLGQYPEGIGELMPGDVEADLKVIGEPLDWYGINYYAPTRVGAPQGAEIEFGGLTLPAELPFSVREIEGVPVTDFGWPVVPEGLTELLTGFRGRYADRLPPVVITENGCSYEGIDDQDRIAYLDGHIRALHRASEAGVDVRGYFVWSLLDNFEWAEGYARRFGLVHVDFENSATLKRTPKASYGWLRDVLRAQR; encoded by the coding sequence ATGGCGACGAACCCCCTCCCGCAGTTCCCGCCCGGCTTCCTCTGGGGCGTGTCCACCTCGGCCCACCAGATCGAGGGGGCCGCGGACCTGCGCGCCCCCTCCGTCTGGGACGCCTTCACCGCCGAAGAGGGGCGGGTGAAGGACGGCACCACCGCGGCGGTGGCCTGCGACCACTACCACCGCTACCGCGAGGACGTGGCGCTCCTCGCCGATCTCGGCGTGGACGCGTACCGCTTCTCGATCTCCTGGCCGCGGGTGAACTCCCCCGGCGGCCTGGACTTCTACGACCGGCTGGTCGACGAGCTGTGCGGCGCGGGCATCCGTCCCGTGCCGACGCTCTTCCACTGGGACCTGCCGGTCACGCTCGACTGGCTGGAGCGGGACACGGCCTCCCGTTTCGCCGAGTACGTGAGCGTCGTCGCCGCCCGGCTCGGCGACCGCGTCGGCAAGTGGATCACTCTCAACGAGCCCGCCGAGCACACCCTGCTCGGCCACGCGCTCGGCGCGCACGCGCCCGGCAAGCAGCTGCTCTTCGACGCACTCCCGGTCGCCCACCACCAACTCCTCGCCCACGGCCTGGCGGTACGGGCCCTGCGCGCGGCCGGGGCGACGGACATCGGGATCGCCAACTCGCACGGGCCGACCTGGCCGGCGTCGCAGGAACCGGCGGACCTGGAGGCGGCGGAGTTCTACGACCTCCTGCTGAACCGCCTGTTCGCCGACCCCGTGCTGCTCGGCCAGTACCCGGAGGGCATCGGCGAGTTGATGCCGGGCGACGTCGAGGCCGACCTCAAGGTCATCGGGGAGCCGCTCGACTGGTACGGCATCAACTACTACGCGCCGACCAGGGTGGGCGCGCCACAGGGCGCCGAGATCGAGTTCGGCGGACTCACGCTTCCCGCCGAACTCCCCTTCTCGGTAAGGGAGATCGAGGGCGTCCCGGTCACCGACTTCGGCTGGCCGGTGGTCCCGGAGGGTCTGACGGAACTGCTCACCGGCTTCCGGGGCCGCTACGCCGACCGCCTCCCGCCGGTCGTCATCACCGAGAACGGCTGCTCGTACGAGGGCATCGACGACCAGGACCGGATCGCTTACCTGGACGGCCACATCCGGGCACTGCACCGGGCCTCGGAGGCGGGCGTCGACGTACGCGGCTACTTCGTGTGGTCGCTGCTGGACAACTTCGAGTGGGCGGAGGGGTACGCGCGCCGCTTCGGGCTCGTACACGTGGACTTCGAGAACTCCGCGACGCTGAAGCGGACCCCGAAGGCGTCCTACGGCTGGCTGCGGGACGTGCTGCGGGCGCAGAGATGA
- a CDS encoding protealysin inhibitor emfourin, protein MRIQVRRTGGFAGIERHAEVETSGRTDAHEWQALAERAVAAGRGAPPVGVPDGFSYQITVNGKTVYCADPRLTEEQRKLISRVLKEGA, encoded by the coding sequence ATGCGTATCCAGGTGAGGCGGACAGGCGGGTTCGCGGGTATCGAGCGCCATGCCGAGGTGGAGACCTCGGGACGGACCGACGCCCATGAGTGGCAGGCCCTGGCCGAGCGGGCGGTGGCCGCCGGCCGGGGCGCACCCCCGGTCGGTGTGCCCGACGGATTCAGCTACCAGATCACCGTGAACGGAAAGACGGTGTACTGCGCGGACCCGAGACTGACGGAGGAGCAACGGAAGCTGATTTCACGGGTGTTGAAGGAGGGGGCGTGA
- a CDS encoding M4 family metallopeptidase has product MTTNGGFEPVFCTIVPPHVLDKLAQHEDPALAGPARRTLEHDAFERTHRRLTTVIGAPAVAPPKEAAEDKPLRTIYDAKHHQDLPGKKVRGESDKPGKDATVNRAFAGLGATFELYLKAYTRNSINGEGLPLNATVHYDRDYNNAFWNGEQMVFGDGDGEIFLDFTIPVDVIGHELTHGVTQYTANLTYFGQPGALNESMSDVFGSLIKQYTLGQNASEADWLIGAGLLAPRVTGTALRSMKEPGTAYDDDVLGKDPQPATMDGYVKTGRDNGGVHINSGIPNHAFYLVADALGGNAWERAGQIWYDVLTGGALQSEAGFSDFAKLTVAQARSRYGEGEELQSVLKAWEQVGVPSA; this is encoded by the coding sequence ATGACGACCAACGGGGGCTTCGAGCCCGTCTTCTGCACCATCGTTCCGCCACACGTCCTCGACAAGCTGGCCCAGCACGAGGACCCCGCGCTCGCCGGACCGGCGCGCCGCACCCTGGAGCACGACGCCTTCGAGCGCACCCACCGCCGCCTGACCACGGTGATCGGCGCGCCCGCGGTGGCCCCGCCCAAGGAGGCCGCCGAGGACAAGCCGCTGCGCACGATCTACGACGCCAAGCACCACCAGGACCTGCCCGGCAAGAAGGTCCGCGGCGAGAGCGACAAGCCCGGCAAGGACGCCACCGTCAACCGCGCGTTCGCGGGCCTCGGCGCCACCTTCGAGCTGTACCTGAAGGCGTACACCCGCAACTCGATCAACGGCGAGGGCCTGCCGCTGAACGCGACCGTGCACTACGACCGGGACTACAACAACGCGTTCTGGAACGGCGAGCAGATGGTGTTCGGCGACGGGGACGGGGAGATCTTCCTCGACTTCACCATCCCGGTCGACGTCATCGGCCACGAGCTGACCCACGGCGTCACCCAGTACACGGCGAACCTCACCTACTTCGGCCAGCCGGGCGCCCTGAACGAGTCGATGTCGGACGTCTTCGGATCGCTCATCAAGCAGTACACACTCGGCCAGAACGCCTCCGAGGCGGACTGGCTGATCGGCGCGGGCCTGCTCGCCCCGCGCGTCACCGGCACCGCCCTGCGCTCCATGAAGGAGCCCGGCACGGCGTACGACGACGACGTGCTCGGCAAGGACCCGCAGCCCGCGACGATGGACGGGTACGTGAAGACCGGCCGCGACAACGGCGGCGTCCACATCAACTCCGGCATCCCCAACCACGCGTTCTACCTCGTCGCCGACGCGCTCGGCGGCAACGCCTGGGAGCGGGCCGGACAGATCTGGTACGACGTCCTCACCGGCGGCGCACTCCAGTCAGAGGCCGGCTTCTCGGACTTCGCGAAGCTGACGGTCGCGCAGGCGCGCAGCCGCTACGGAGAGGGCGAGGAGCTCCAGAGCGTCCTGAAGGCGTGGGAGCAGGTCGGGGTCCCGTCGGCGTAG
- the leuA gene encoding 2-isopropylmalate synthase: MANSQNRQQPTSMPIHKYRPYDQVEIPDRTWPEQRITAAPRWLSTDLRDGNQALIDPMSPARKREMFDLLVKMGYKEIEVGFPASGQTDFDFVRSIIEDETAIPDDVTISVLTQAREDLIERTVESLVGAKRATVHLYNATAPVFRRVVFRGSKDQIKQIAVDGTRLVMEYAEKLLDERTTFGYQYSPEIFTDTEIDFALEVCEAVMDVYQPGPGREIILNLPATVERSTPSTHADRFEWMSRNLSRREYVCLSVHPHNDRGTAVAAAELALMAGADRIEGCLFGQGERTGNVDLVTLGMNLFSQGVDPQIDFSQIDEIRRTAEYCNQMEVHPRHPYVGDLVYTSFSGSHQDAIKKGFDAMEADARAKGVTVDDIEWAVPYLPIDPKDVGRSYEAVIRVNSQSGKGGIAYVLKNDHKLDLPRRMQIEFSKIIQAKTDAEGGEVTPKDIWAIFQDEYLPNPENPWGRIQVKNGQSTTDKDGVDTLTVEASVDGTDTVLTGTGNGPISAFFDALQSIGIDVRLLDYQEHTMSEGASAQAASYIECAIDGQVLWGIGIDANTTRASLKAVVSAVNRAAR, encoded by the coding sequence ATGGCGAACAGCCAGAACCGCCAGCAGCCGACGTCCATGCCGATCCACAAGTACCGCCCGTACGACCAGGTCGAGATCCCCGACCGTACGTGGCCGGAGCAGCGGATCACCGCCGCCCCCCGCTGGCTCTCCACGGACCTGCGCGACGGCAACCAGGCGCTGATCGACCCGATGTCGCCCGCCCGCAAGCGCGAGATGTTCGACCTGCTGGTGAAGATGGGCTACAAGGAGATCGAGGTCGGTTTCCCCGCCTCCGGTCAGACGGACTTCGACTTCGTCCGCTCGATCATCGAGGACGAGACCGCGATCCCCGACGACGTCACCATCTCCGTACTGACCCAGGCCCGCGAGGACCTGATCGAGCGGACCGTGGAGTCCCTGGTCGGCGCCAAGCGCGCCACCGTCCACCTGTACAACGCGACGGCGCCGGTCTTCCGCCGGGTCGTCTTCCGCGGCTCCAAGGACCAGATCAAGCAGATCGCCGTGGACGGCACCCGGCTGGTCATGGAGTACGCCGAGAAGCTGCTGGACGAGCGGACGACGTTCGGTTACCAGTACAGCCCGGAGATCTTCACCGACACCGAGATCGACTTCGCGCTGGAGGTCTGCGAAGCGGTCATGGACGTCTACCAGCCCGGCCCGGGCCGCGAGATCATCCTCAACCTGCCCGCCACGGTGGAGCGTTCGACGCCCTCCACGCACGCGGACCGCTTCGAGTGGATGTCGCGCAACCTGTCCCGCCGCGAGTACGTCTGCCTGTCGGTCCACCCGCACAACGACCGCGGTACGGCCGTCGCCGCCGCCGAGCTGGCGCTGATGGCCGGCGCCGACCGCATCGAGGGCTGCCTGTTCGGCCAGGGCGAGCGTACCGGCAACGTCGACCTGGTCACCCTGGGCATGAACCTGTTCTCGCAGGGCGTCGACCCGCAGATCGACTTCTCGCAGATCGACGAGATCCGCCGCACCGCCGAGTACTGCAACCAGATGGAGGTCCACCCCCGTCACCCGTACGTGGGCGACCTGGTCTACACGTCCTTCTCCGGCTCCCACCAGGACGCCATCAAGAAGGGCTTCGACGCCATGGAGGCGGACGCCAGGGCCAAGGGCGTCACGGTGGACGACATCGAGTGGGCGGTGCCGTACCTGCCGATCGACCCGAAGGACGTCGGCCGCTCCTACGAGGCCGTCATCCGGGTCAACTCGCAGTCCGGCAAGGGCGGTATCGCGTACGTCCTGAAGAACGACCACAAGCTGGACCTGCCGCGCCGGATGCAGATCGAGTTCTCGAAGATCATCCAGGCGAAGACCGACGCCGAGGGCGGCGAGGTCACGCCGAAGGACATCTGGGCGATCTTCCAGGACGAGTACCTGCCCAACCCCGAGAACCCGTGGGGCCGTATCCAGGTCAAGAACGGCCAGTCCACGACGGACAAGGACGGCGTGGACACGCTGACCGTCGAGGCGTCGGTCGACGGCACCGACACCGTGCTGACCGGCACCGGCAACGGCCCGATCTCCGCGTTCTTCGACGCTCTGCAGTCCATCGGCATCGATGTGCGCCTGCTGGACTACCAGGAGCACACGATGAGCGAGGGCGCCTCCGCGCAGGCCGCCTCGTACATCGAATGTGCGATCGACGGGCAGGTTCTGTGGGGAATCGGCATCGACGCGAATACGACACGTGCTTCGCTGAAGGCCGTCGTCTCCGCCGTCAACCGCGCGGCCCGCTGA
- a CDS encoding TerB family tellurite resistance protein — protein sequence MTRILGTRTAWTAVGDGEFFCPGCGGDRNYQRLTGRRRFTLLGVPVLPRGETGPVVECAACHHHYGADVLDHPTTTRFSAMLRDAVHTVALAVLAAGGTCSRTSLETAAATVRSAGFDDCTEDQLGALVDALAADTGRIFGEPCGAGLAIELHEALDPLAPHLAPVGREAILLQGARIALADGPYTPAERDVLSTVGAALTICSDDVTRLLAAARTPS from the coding sequence ATGACCCGCATCCTAGGCACCCGCACCGCGTGGACCGCCGTCGGCGACGGCGAGTTCTTCTGCCCCGGATGCGGAGGCGACCGCAACTACCAGCGCCTGACCGGCCGTCGGCGCTTCACCCTGCTCGGCGTCCCGGTCCTGCCGCGCGGCGAGACCGGCCCCGTCGTCGAATGCGCCGCCTGCCACCACCACTACGGCGCCGATGTCCTCGACCACCCCACCACCACCCGCTTCTCCGCGATGCTCCGCGACGCCGTGCACACCGTCGCCCTCGCCGTGCTCGCCGCGGGCGGCACCTGCTCCCGCACCTCCCTGGAGACCGCCGCCGCCACCGTCCGCTCGGCCGGCTTCGACGACTGCACCGAGGACCAGCTCGGCGCCCTCGTCGACGCCCTCGCCGCCGACACCGGCCGCATCTTCGGCGAACCCTGCGGCGCGGGCCTCGCCATAGAACTCCACGAGGCGCTGGACCCGCTGGCCCCGCACCTCGCCCCGGTCGGCAGGGAAGCCATCCTGCTCCAGGGCGCTCGCATCGCACTCGCGGACGGCCCGTACACGCCTGCAGAACGGGACGTCCTCAGCACCGTGGGCGCCGCGCTCACGATCTGCTCGGACGACGTGACACGGCTGCTGGCCGCGGCGCGCACGCCGTCGTAA
- a CDS encoding MMPL family transporter: MGPAKTTTRTRRRAVPWLLLGLWVAVLAAVGPFSSKLADVQHDRAVDYLPASADSTQVAKIEDQLPGGETTELVLVYRRDGGLSTADRATAARQVAEIDRQNPLTGTPRGVPSRDGTTLMYPVSSSAPGTDEKLRDDFVNDVRDVARGGGGLSVDVGGTGALATDAAGVYNSLGGPLLYTTVAVVAVLLILIYRSPLLWLVPLAVAGVADYLAMGVAYGLHSAFGTTITGQSQGVMTILVFGAGTDYALLLISRYREELRRVERPYDAMLAALRGCGPAVLASSGTVAAGLLCLLAADLNSSRGMGPMGTVGVLCALVAMLTLLPAVLVLFGRRLFWPLVPAYGSEPKQRRSLFAAMGSSAGRRPYAVLAGGVVLLGALALGTLNLPGALKQQDSFVDKPDSVTAMETLAKAYPEHGTQPITVITPTARAADTLARVRAERGVADAETGRSGKGWTEISVTAQGAPQSAAETATIKSLRHDLKGSYIGGPSAEQIDLKDTNARDRLIVVPIVLVSVLLILMVLLRSLVAPLLLLVAVVAVWGAALGIGGLVFSPLFGFEGTDPGLGLLSFVFLVALGVDYGIFLMHRMREESVQGAEPVAAALTALRTTGGVIASAGLVLAATFAVLTNMGLVQLVELGFVIAVGVLLDTFLVRTYLVTSASVALRRKVWWPGPLSREPESSAPPPPRERESVTVG, translated from the coding sequence ATGGGGCCCGCAAAGACAACCACGCGTACGCGGCGACGGGCCGTGCCCTGGCTGCTGCTCGGGCTCTGGGTGGCCGTGCTGGCCGCCGTCGGGCCCTTCTCGTCGAAGCTCGCCGACGTACAGCACGACCGGGCCGTGGACTATCTGCCCGCAAGCGCGGACTCCACCCAAGTGGCCAAGATCGAGGACCAGTTGCCCGGAGGCGAGACCACCGAGCTCGTCCTCGTCTACCGCCGCGACGGCGGCCTCAGCACCGCCGACCGCGCGACGGCCGCCCGGCAGGTCGCCGAGATCGACCGCCAGAACCCGCTCACCGGAACCCCGCGGGGCGTGCCCTCCCGGGACGGGACCACGCTGATGTACCCGGTCAGCAGCTCGGCCCCCGGCACCGACGAGAAGCTCCGGGACGACTTCGTCAACGACGTACGCGACGTGGCCCGCGGCGGGGGCGGGCTGAGTGTCGACGTCGGAGGCACGGGAGCCCTCGCCACCGACGCGGCCGGGGTCTACAACTCGCTCGGCGGACCGCTGCTCTACACCACCGTCGCCGTGGTCGCCGTCCTGCTGATCCTCATCTACCGCAGCCCGCTGCTGTGGCTCGTGCCGCTCGCCGTCGCGGGCGTCGCCGACTACCTCGCGATGGGCGTCGCGTACGGGCTCCACTCGGCCTTCGGCACCACCATCACCGGGCAGAGCCAGGGCGTGATGACGATCCTCGTCTTCGGCGCGGGCACCGACTACGCGCTGCTGCTCATCTCCCGCTACCGGGAAGAACTGCGGCGCGTCGAACGGCCCTACGACGCGATGCTGGCCGCCCTGCGCGGCTGCGGGCCCGCCGTGCTCGCCTCCTCCGGGACCGTGGCCGCCGGGCTGCTCTGCCTGCTCGCCGCCGACCTCAACAGCAGCCGCGGCATGGGCCCGATGGGCACCGTCGGCGTCCTGTGCGCCCTCGTCGCCATGCTGACCCTGCTGCCGGCCGTCCTGGTCCTCTTCGGCCGCCGCCTGTTCTGGCCGCTCGTCCCGGCCTACGGCAGCGAGCCCAAGCAGCGCCGCAGCCTCTTCGCGGCGATGGGCAGCTCCGCCGGACGCCGCCCCTACGCCGTCCTCGCGGGCGGAGTCGTCCTGCTCGGCGCCCTCGCGCTCGGCACCCTCAACCTGCCCGGCGCGCTCAAGCAGCAGGACTCGTTCGTCGACAAGCCCGACTCGGTCACCGCCATGGAGACGCTCGCCAAGGCCTATCCCGAACACGGCACCCAGCCGATCACCGTGATCACCCCCACCGCACGGGCCGCCGACACCCTCGCCCGGGTGCGCGCCGAGCGGGGCGTCGCCGACGCCGAGACGGGGCGCAGCGGCAAGGGCTGGACGGAGATCTCCGTCACCGCCCAGGGCGCACCCCAGTCGGCGGCCGAGACCGCCACCATCAAGTCCCTGCGCCACGACCTCAAGGGTTCCTACATCGGCGGCCCGAGCGCCGAGCAGATCGACCTGAAGGACACCAACGCGCGCGACCGCCTCATCGTCGTACCGATCGTCCTCGTGTCCGTACTGCTGATCCTGATGGTGCTGCTGCGCAGCCTCGTCGCACCCCTGCTGCTGCTCGTCGCCGTCGTCGCGGTGTGGGGCGCCGCCCTCGGCATCGGGGGACTGGTGTTCAGCCCGCTCTTCGGATTCGAGGGCACCGATCCGGGGCTGGGGCTGCTGTCCTTCGTCTTCCTGGTCGCCCTCGGCGTCGACTACGGCATCTTCCTCATGCACCGGATGCGGGAGGAGTCGGTGCAGGGCGCGGAGCCCGTCGCCGCGGCGCTCACCGCGCTGCGGACCACCGGCGGAGTCATCGCCTCCGCCGGACTCGTCCTCGCCGCGACCTTCGCCGTCCTGACCAACATGGGGCTCGTGCAACTCGTCGAGCTGGGCTTCGTGATCGCGGTCGGGGTGCTCCTGGACACCTTCCTCGTCCGGACGTACCTGGTGACCAGCGCGAGTGTGGCGCTGCGGCGGAAGGTGTGGTGGCCGGGTCCGCTGTCCCGGGAGCCGGAGTCCTCGGCGCCGCCTCCGCCGCGGGAACGGGAGAGCGTGACGGTCGGTTGA
- a CDS encoding sensor histidine kinase produces MRTGIGRMSGGPSPHALRSDAYRAAALAALSIVIGLTVMDGRRPDALGWTLLLCAHVPLVWRRRRPLLALCVMIPFIGPYHALDYNHNAAITPVMMVLYTIAATGTARRTLVTGVSVLGVTLIGNAAVPPHQVVEVLRISGWIVAVLLLGTYVSVHRQYVASVVERAERAERTREEEARRRVAEERLRIARDLHDLLAHSITLIGVQTSVAAHVLAADPERLDREAVAHALDDIADTCRTARGELRTTLEVLREHTVGEGDGRGPLPGLDGLPDLAAAARIAGAKVDLSVRAEGVPPAVGAAAYRIVQEALTNAVRHGGRDDLWVRVQVFEREDALRVTVTDDGTGSTADGGTPGFGIVGMRERARSVGGTLDAGSLAGADGGFEVSAVLPVRRGGGG; encoded by the coding sequence ATGCGCACCGGTATCGGGCGGATGTCCGGCGGCCCGTCCCCGCACGCCCTACGCAGCGACGCCTACCGTGCTGCCGCCCTCGCCGCCCTCTCGATCGTGATCGGCCTGACCGTGATGGACGGGCGCAGGCCCGACGCCCTCGGCTGGACGCTGCTGCTCTGCGCGCACGTTCCGCTCGTCTGGCGCCGACGGCGTCCGCTGCTCGCGCTCTGCGTCATGATCCCCTTCATCGGTCCGTACCACGCGCTCGACTACAACCACAACGCCGCCATCACCCCGGTCATGATGGTGCTCTACACGATCGCGGCGACCGGCACCGCACGCCGCACCCTGGTGACCGGCGTCAGCGTCCTCGGCGTCACCCTCATCGGCAACGCGGCCGTTCCTCCGCACCAGGTCGTCGAGGTCCTGCGGATCTCCGGCTGGATCGTCGCCGTGCTTCTCCTCGGCACATACGTCAGCGTGCATCGCCAGTACGTCGCCTCGGTCGTCGAACGAGCCGAGCGCGCCGAACGCACCCGCGAGGAGGAGGCCCGCCGCCGCGTCGCCGAGGAACGTCTGCGCATCGCGCGCGACCTGCACGACCTCCTCGCGCACAGCATCACCCTCATCGGCGTCCAGACCTCGGTGGCCGCGCACGTCCTCGCCGCCGATCCCGAACGGCTCGACCGCGAAGCCGTCGCCCACGCCCTGGACGACATCGCCGACACCTGCCGGACCGCGCGCGGCGAGCTGCGCACCACCCTGGAGGTGCTGCGCGAGCACACGGTCGGCGAGGGCGACGGACGCGGCCCGCTGCCCGGCCTCGACGGCCTGCCCGACCTCGCGGCGGCGGCCCGGATCGCGGGCGCGAAGGTCGACCTCTCGGTCCGCGCCGAGGGGGTGCCGCCCGCCGTGGGCGCGGCCGCCTACCGGATCGTGCAGGAGGCGCTCACCAACGCCGTACGCCACGGCGGACGCGACGATCTCTGGGTGCGGGTGCAGGTGTTCGAGCGCGAGGATGCCCTCCGGGTGACCGTCACCGACGACGGGACGGGCAGCACGGCGGACGGCGGCACTCCCGGCTTCGGCATCGTCGGCATGCGCGAACGGGCCCGCAGCGTGGGCGGCACACTGGACGCCGGGTCCCTCGCCGGGGCCGACGGGGGGTTCGAGGTGAGTGCGGTGCTGCCGGTGCGGCGGGGCGGTGGCGGGTGA
- a CDS encoding response regulator, translated as MTIRVLLADDQTLVRAAFAMLVESAPDMEVVAQAGTGREAVELARSMRADLVVMDIRMPDLDGIEATRLIAADEDLAGVKVLVLTTYDTDEHIVEALRAGASGFLVKDTRPAELLDAIRTVAAGDALLSPGPTARLIARFLRSPAVTTVPATGGPERLSDRERQVLTLVARGLTNTETAEALGLSPLTAKTHVSRIMGKLGARDRAQLVIVAYESGLVTPGTG; from the coding sequence ATGACCATCCGTGTACTCCTCGCCGACGACCAGACCCTCGTGCGGGCCGCCTTCGCCATGCTCGTCGAGTCGGCGCCGGACATGGAGGTCGTCGCACAGGCCGGCACCGGCCGGGAGGCCGTCGAGCTGGCCCGCAGCATGCGCGCCGATCTGGTCGTCATGGACATCCGGATGCCCGACCTCGACGGCATCGAGGCGACCCGGCTCATCGCGGCCGACGAGGACCTGGCGGGCGTGAAGGTGCTCGTCCTGACGACGTACGACACCGACGAGCACATCGTCGAGGCGCTGCGCGCGGGCGCCTCCGGGTTCCTGGTGAAGGACACCAGACCGGCCGAACTCCTCGACGCCATCCGCACGGTCGCGGCGGGCGACGCGCTGCTCTCGCCGGGCCCGACCGCCCGGCTGATCGCCCGATTCCTGCGCAGCCCCGCCGTGACCACCGTGCCCGCGACCGGCGGCCCCGAACGCCTCTCCGACCGGGAGCGCCAGGTGCTGACCCTCGTCGCCCGCGGCCTCACCAACACCGAGACGGCCGAGGCGCTGGGGCTCAGCCCCCTCACCGCGAAGACCCACGTCAGCCGCATCATGGGCAAGCTCGGCGCGCGCGACCGGGCACAGCTGGTGATCGTGGCGTACGAGTCGGGGCTGGTCACTCCGGGCACCGGCTGA
- a CDS encoding exo-alpha-sialidase encodes MRVTSRRSVFMVVAGLLGALAVTVAGGGSAAATPSSAGKVCTSSVPYTAGQDGYDTYRIPAAVTTRAGTLLAFAEGRHNSAGDTGNIDVVLRRSYDRGCTWTPLQVVAAGDGDTRGNPAPVVDPRTGRVVLLTSYNSGAVTEAQIMRGEVTAEQSRRVFVQTSWDDGRHFTAPRDITAQVKPPSWRWYATGPGHAVALTRGPHAGRLVVPSNHSAAPLPGSGDTGQEAKYYGAHDLLSDDGGVTWRLGFLDDTYDGVYNANESGAAELADGRLYFSARDQNGVGSGNRLDTYSSDGGQSLDRPYLAQSTLNDVPVVQGSVLQLRGPGAPLLFSGPSVPTVRQAMAVWGSTDGGATFAKLVTLSQQRAAYSDLVPLGGPGRGVGLLYETGTAGPYETIEFRRLEV; translated from the coding sequence ATGAGAGTTACGAGCCGCAGGTCCGTGTTCATGGTGGTCGCGGGGCTGCTCGGGGCGCTGGCGGTCACGGTGGCCGGGGGCGGGAGCGCGGCGGCGACCCCGTCGTCGGCCGGGAAGGTCTGCACCTCCTCCGTGCCGTACACGGCGGGCCAGGACGGCTACGACACCTACCGCATCCCCGCCGCCGTCACCACCCGCGCGGGCACGCTGCTCGCCTTCGCCGAGGGGCGGCACAACAGCGCGGGCGACACCGGGAACATCGATGTCGTCCTCAGACGCTCCTACGACCGCGGCTGCACCTGGACCCCGCTCCAGGTCGTCGCCGCCGGGGACGGCGACACCCGCGGCAACCCCGCACCGGTCGTGGACCCGAGGACCGGCCGGGTCGTGCTCCTCACCTCCTACAACAGCGGTGCCGTGACCGAGGCGCAGATCATGCGCGGCGAGGTCACCGCCGAGCAGAGCCGCCGCGTCTTCGTACAGACCAGCTGGGACGACGGTCGGCACTTCACCGCTCCGCGGGACATCACCGCGCAGGTGAAGCCGCCGAGTTGGCGGTGGTACGCCACCGGCCCCGGCCACGCCGTCGCCCTGACCCGCGGGCCGCATGCCGGCCGGCTGGTCGTGCCGTCCAACCACTCCGCCGCGCCGCTGCCGGGCTCCGGTGACACCGGGCAGGAGGCCAAGTATTACGGCGCTCATGACCTCCTGAGCGATGACGGTGGCGTCACCTGGCGGCTGGGGTTCCTCGACGACACCTACGACGGGGTGTACAACGCGAACGAGAGCGGGGCGGCCGAACTGGCCGACGGGCGGCTGTACTTCAGTGCGCGGGACCAGAACGGGGTCGGTTCGGGGAACCGGTTGGACACGTACTCCAGCGACGGCGGGCAGTCGCTGGACCGCCCCTACCTGGCGCAGTCCACCCTGAACGACGTGCCCGTCGTCCAGGGGAGTGTGCTTCAACTCCGCGGTCCTGGCGCCCCGTTGCTCTTCTCCGGGCCCTCTGTCCCGACGGTCCGCCAGGCGATGGCGGTCTGGGGGAGCACGGACGGTGGCGCCACCTTCGCGAAGCTGGTGACGCTCTCGCAGCAGCGGGCTGCGTACTCCGACCTCGTGCCGCTCGGGGGCCCCGGCCGCGGGGTGGGCCTGCTCTACGAGACGGGCACGGCGGGGCCGTACGAGACGATCGAGTTCCGGCGGCTGGAGGTCTAA